In Halorientalis sp. LT38, a genomic segment contains:
- the mutS gene encoding DNA mismatch repair protein MutS has translation MDAALGPPEKLATRADELTPMLSQYFELCTEYEDSLVLFQVGDFYEAFCEAAERVSRLCEITLTKREDSTGEYPMAGIPVDNAESYIETLLDAGYRVAVADQVQDPDEATGVVDRAVTRIVTPGTLTEDELLRTDDNNFVACLARDGDRFGLALLDVSTGDCFVTSTADESALADELGRFAPAEAVVGPDAPTAPFDSDCMVTPHDTAAFEGENARELVASYFGDPETVLAGDCEVRACGALLDYAEYTRGSEGDDAAGERGRLDYLNHVTRYDPREYLLLDRVALDSLELFDRRAIHGRAAATVVEVLDETACALGSRELKDWLRRPLIERGRIEARHDAVGELAADVRTRERLHEQLRDVYDVERLISRVSRARANARDLRSLKDTLDVVPEVEAALEGAQCDALREIRDDLDDLGEIRDLIGRAIRDEPPIEVTEGGVIAAGYDDRLDDLRETERDGKAWIDSLEETERERTGIDSLKVGHNAVHGYYIEVTNPNLDAVPDDYTRRQTLKNAERFYTPELKAREDEIIQAEQRADDLEYDLFREVRDTVAAESERVQALADTLARLDVLVSFATVAAEYDYARPTIVDEPKRTAIEGGRHPVVERTQSSFVPNDADLDAESFFAVITGPNMSGKSTYMRQVALIQLLAQAGSFVPAADARLSLVDRVFTRVGASDDIAGGKSTFMVEMTELAEILENATDRSLILLDEVGRGTSTTDGLAIARAVTEHVHDEIGARTLFATHHHELTATAEALPAAFNCHFSAEQDGQTVSFDHEIRQGPAAASYGVQVARESGVPDTVVDRSRELLDAHDQENSSYEGVNSHEGNNTRNGQSTAAASNDAETGSDGDASTDENELATIIREQNLATTTPMDALALLQDLQERIEE, from the coding sequence ATGGACGCGGCGCTTGGCCCGCCCGAGAAGCTGGCGACCCGGGCCGACGAGCTGACGCCGATGCTGTCCCAGTACTTCGAGCTCTGTACCGAGTACGAGGACTCGCTCGTGCTCTTCCAGGTCGGCGACTTCTACGAGGCCTTCTGCGAGGCCGCAGAACGAGTCTCCCGGCTCTGTGAGATCACGCTCACCAAACGCGAGGACTCCACCGGCGAGTACCCGATGGCCGGCATCCCCGTCGACAACGCCGAGAGCTACATCGAGACGCTGCTGGACGCCGGCTATCGCGTCGCAGTTGCCGACCAGGTGCAGGACCCCGACGAAGCCACCGGCGTCGTCGACCGCGCGGTCACCCGCATCGTCACGCCCGGCACGCTGACCGAGGACGAACTCCTGCGGACCGACGACAACAACTTCGTCGCCTGCCTGGCCCGCGACGGCGACCGCTTCGGCCTGGCCCTGCTCGACGTCTCCACCGGCGACTGCTTCGTCACGAGCACCGCCGACGAATCGGCGCTGGCGGACGAACTCGGCCGCTTCGCCCCCGCCGAGGCCGTTGTCGGCCCCGACGCCCCGACCGCGCCCTTCGATTCGGACTGCATGGTGACGCCCCACGACACAGCTGCCTTCGAGGGCGAGAATGCGCGCGAGCTGGTGGCCTCGTACTTCGGCGATCCCGAGACGGTGCTGGCCGGGGACTGTGAGGTCCGGGCCTGCGGCGCGCTGCTGGACTACGCCGAGTACACGCGAGGGAGTGAGGGCGACGACGCGGCGGGCGAGCGCGGTCGGCTGGACTACCTCAACCACGTCACGCGGTACGACCCGCGGGAGTACCTGCTGCTGGATCGGGTCGCGCTGGATAGTCTGGAGCTGTTCGACCGGCGGGCCATCCACGGCCGCGCCGCGGCGACGGTCGTCGAGGTGCTCGACGAGACCGCCTGCGCGCTGGGGAGCCGCGAGTTGAAGGACTGGCTCCGGCGGCCCCTGATCGAGCGCGGCCGGATCGAGGCCCGCCACGACGCCGTCGGCGAACTCGCCGCGGACGTCCGGACCCGCGAGCGCCTCCACGAGCAATTGCGGGACGTCTACGACGTCGAGCGACTGATATCGAGAGTCTCCCGGGCGCGAGCGAACGCCCGCGACCTGCGCTCGCTGAAAGACACGCTGGACGTGGTCCCCGAGGTCGAGGCCGCGCTGGAGGGGGCACAGTGTGACGCGCTCCGGGAGATCCGCGACGACCTCGACGATCTGGGAGAGATCCGAGACCTGATCGGCCGGGCCATCAGGGACGAACCGCCCATCGAGGTCACAGAGGGCGGCGTGATCGCCGCGGGGTACGACGACCGGCTGGACGACCTCCGGGAGACCGAACGCGACGGGAAGGCGTGGATCGACTCGCTGGAGGAAACGGAGCGAGAGCGAACCGGGATCGACTCGCTGAAGGTCGGGCACAACGCCGTCCACGGCTACTACATCGAGGTGACCAACCCGAACCTCGATGCGGTGCCCGACGACTACACCCGACGGCAGACGCTGAAGAACGCAGAACGGTTCTACACGCCGGAGCTGAAGGCCCGCGAGGACGAGATCATCCAGGCCGAACAGCGCGCCGACGACCTGGAGTACGACCTGTTCCGCGAGGTCCGCGACACCGTCGCCGCCGAGTCCGAGCGCGTCCAGGCGCTCGCGGACACGCTCGCCAGACTGGACGTCCTCGTCTCCTTCGCCACCGTCGCCGCCGAGTACGACTACGCCCGGCCGACCATCGTCGACGAGCCGAAGCGAACCGCGATCGAGGGCGGTCGCCACCCCGTCGTCGAGCGCACCCAGTCCTCGTTCGTCCCGAACGACGCCGACCTGGACGCCGAGTCCTTTTTCGCCGTCATCACCGGCCCCAACATGAGCGGGAAGTCCACGTACATGCGCCAAGTGGCGCTGATCCAGTTGCTGGCCCAGGCCGGGAGCTTCGTGCCGGCGGCCGACGCCCGTCTCTCGCTGGTCGACCGCGTGTTCACCCGCGTCGGCGCCAGCGACGACATCGCCGGCGGGAAGTCCACCTTCATGGTGGAGATGACCGAGCTCGCCGAGATCCTGGAGAACGCTACCGACCGCTCGCTGATCTTACTGGACGAGGTGGGCCGGGGAACCAGCACCACCGACGGGCTGGCCATCGCACGCGCCGTCACCGAGCACGTCCACGACGAGATCGGCGCGCGCACCCTCTTCGCCACCCACCACCACGAACTGACTGCGACCGCTGAGGCGCTCCCCGCCGCGTTCAACTGCCACTTCTCGGCAGAACAGGACGGCCAGACCGTCAGCTTCGACCACGAGATCCGGCAGGGCCCGGCCGCAGCCTCCTACGGCGTCCAGGTCGCACGCGAGTCCGGCGTTCCCGACACGGTGGTGGATCGCTCCCGCGAGTTGCTCGACGCCCACGATCAGGAAAATAGTTCCTACGAAGGAGTTAATTCCCACGAAGGCAACAATACGCGCAACGGTCAGTCCACCGCAGCGGCGTCGAACGACGCGGAAACGGGGTCGGATGGCGACGCGTCCACCGACGAGAACGAACTCGCGACGATCATCCGCGAGCAGAATCTGGCGACGACGACGCCGATGGACGCGCTGGCGCTGCTCCAGGACCTCCAGGAACGGATCGAGGAGTAG
- a CDS encoding haloacid dehalogenase type II — MLDSAFDPERVTTITVDSYGTLVDPSAVEERLAEAVEDPEPVSKLWRSRSLMYTMVGNFVGYYQPFYEMNRDALEYALAAHGVDCPAEEREEILAEYHTLNVYDDVRDGIERLLDGGYDVYVVSNGNPEMLDSMVDHAEIGDLIADTISADEVRTFKPHPEIYRHAAARTGTPIDELCHVAGPAFDVLGAMHAGAQSAWLNREGGPWESFAEVDPDLAVDSFHDVAEALGV; from the coding sequence ATGCTCGACTCCGCCTTCGACCCCGAGCGCGTCACGACGATCACCGTCGACTCCTACGGGACGCTGGTGGACCCGTCCGCCGTCGAGGAGCGCCTCGCCGAGGCCGTGGAGGACCCCGAACCGGTCTCGAAGCTCTGGCGCTCGCGCTCGCTCATGTACACCATGGTCGGCAACTTCGTGGGCTACTACCAGCCCTTCTACGAGATGAACCGCGACGCCCTCGAGTACGCGCTCGCGGCCCACGGCGTCGATTGCCCGGCCGAGGAACGCGAGGAGATCCTCGCGGAGTACCACACCCTGAACGTCTACGACGACGTCCGCGACGGCATCGAGCGCCTGCTCGACGGCGGCTACGACGTGTACGTCGTCTCGAACGGCAACCCCGAGATGCTCGATTCCATGGTCGACCACGCCGAAATCGGCGACCTGATCGCCGACACGATCAGCGCGGACGAGGTCCGGACGTTCAAGCCCCACCCGGAGATCTACCGCCACGCCGCCGCCCGGACCGGGACGCCGATCGACGAGCTCTGCCACGTCGCCGGCCCCGCCTTCGACGTGCTCGGCGCGATGCACGCCGGCGCGCAGAGCGCCTGGCTGAACCGGGAGGGCGGCCCCTGGGAGTCGTTCGCCGAGGTCGACCCCGACCTCGCCGTCGACTCGTTCCACGACGTCGCCGAGGCCCTCGGGGTCTGA
- the nucS gene encoding endonuclease NucS — MASPTPEEAREAVAAAVERADLVSVFGTCTVEYDGRASSHLGPGDRLVVCKPDGTTLVHTEAGHQPVNWQPPGCDQTARLADGRLELHSERATPAEELLVRFEEILQVTAYDVTDETDLSLEGTEEDLRERVLDEPALVESGFTPLSTERETPAGAVDVFGEDAMGRRVVVELKRRRVGPDAVGQLGRYVDALERDLHADAEIRGILVAPSVTDRARRLLAEQGMEFVSLEPKPEE; from the coding sequence CTGGCGAGTCCGACGCCCGAGGAGGCACGCGAGGCCGTCGCCGCCGCCGTCGAGCGCGCGGACCTCGTCTCGGTGTTCGGCACCTGTACTGTGGAGTACGACGGCCGCGCGTCGAGCCACCTCGGGCCGGGCGACCGACTCGTCGTCTGCAAACCCGACGGGACGACGCTGGTCCACACCGAAGCGGGCCACCAGCCCGTGAACTGGCAACCGCCCGGCTGCGACCAGACCGCCCGCCTCGCGGACGGCCGCCTCGAACTCCACAGCGAGCGGGCGACCCCCGCCGAGGAACTGCTCGTCCGGTTCGAGGAGATCCTGCAGGTCACCGCCTACGACGTGACCGACGAGACGGATCTCTCCCTCGAAGGCACCGAGGAAGACCTCCGGGAGCGCGTCCTCGACGAGCCCGCCCTCGTCGAGTCCGGGTTCACGCCGCTGTCGACGGAACGAGAGACGCCCGCGGGCGCCGTGGACGTCTTCGGCGAGGACGCGATGGGTCGCCGGGTAGTCGTGGAACTCAAGCGACGTCGGGTGGGCCCCGACGCGGTTGGCCAACTGGGCCGGTACGTCGACGCGCTCGAACGCGACCTCCACGCCGACGCGGAGATCAGGGGCATCCTCGTCGCGCCCTCGGTGACCGACCGGGCGCGGCGACTGCTCGCCGAGCAAGGCATGGAGTTCGTCTCGCTGGAACCGAAGCCCGAGGAGTGA
- a CDS encoding DUF6735 family protein translates to MGQRALLAVERATDRYDLHYAHWGAHDWQLASILADRPPSDRLDVAALARRAGIDPTPVATGSSFAAVVTDHLDYQTYDACYVVDADGALSTYLVAWFGLPGHDAVRPRDGALVGVDPGRVEPDGEFLRGRVAGLKAAVLALVRADRLVVPAGRSLLASEVRAWRAEDRTVHLGPDADPEGWAP, encoded by the coding sequence GTGGGACAGCGCGCACTCCTGGCCGTCGAACGAGCGACGGACAGATACGACCTCCACTACGCCCACTGGGGCGCACACGACTGGCAGCTAGCGTCGATCCTCGCGGACAGGCCCCCGAGCGACCGGCTCGACGTGGCCGCCCTCGCCCGACGGGCCGGGATCGACCCGACGCCCGTGGCGACGGGCAGTTCCTTCGCCGCCGTCGTGACCGACCATCTCGACTACCAGACCTACGACGCCTGCTACGTCGTCGACGCCGACGGGGCGCTCTCGACCTATCTCGTGGCCTGGTTCGGGCTCCCGGGCCACGACGCGGTCCGCCCCCGCGACGGCGCGCTCGTCGGCGTCGACCCCGGCCGCGTGGAACCCGACGGCGAGTTCCTCCGCGGCCGCGTCGCCGGCCTCAAGGCCGCGGTGCTGGCACTAGTCCGCGCCGATCGCCTCGTCGTTCCGGCGGGCCGCTCGCTCCTCGCGAGCGAAGTCCGAGCCTGGCGCGCCGAGGATCGAACCGTGCACCTCGGCCCCGACGCCGATCCAGAGGGATGGGCTCCCTGA
- a CDS encoding tRNA sulfurtransferase → MEPPGADTVVVRYGDMSTKSSRVRRGMEERLVENLEALLADRDVEGTVERHPTRPLVRTEEPARAAAVAADAFGTVSTSPARSLPPEPGPVIDAMVETALEHYDGGSFAVDARRAGDTFPMDSEDLGREGGQAIWDAVEDEFEPEVDLDDPDLRIGVEVREDEAFLYLDSIAGPGGLPLGSQRPVVALVSGGIDSPVAAYEMMRKGCPVLPVYVDLGEYGGQDHRARAVETVRTLGEYAPNYREPLRVVPGGETVSLLAETIEQGRMLAFRRFCLAVAEEVAFDAGAAGIVTGEAVGQKSSQTAQNLSVTDPITDLPVFRPLVTTDKNEITERAKEIGTFDDSTIPAGCNRFAPAQAETNARLDRLRELEPDDLRERARDAVDRLDLVEP, encoded by the coding sequence ATGGAGCCGCCGGGCGCGGACACCGTCGTCGTTCGCTACGGGGACATGAGCACGAAGAGCAGCCGCGTCCGCCGCGGGATGGAGGAGCGCCTCGTCGAGAACCTCGAAGCCCTGCTCGCCGACCGGGACGTCGAGGGGACCGTCGAGCGCCACCCGACCAGACCGCTCGTGCGGACCGAAGAGCCGGCGCGAGCGGCCGCCGTCGCCGCCGACGCCTTCGGGACTGTTTCGACCAGTCCGGCCCGCTCGCTCCCGCCCGAACCCGGGCCGGTGATCGACGCGATGGTCGAGACGGCACTCGAACACTACGACGGCGGGAGTTTCGCCGTCGACGCCCGCCGGGCCGGGGACACCTTCCCGATGGACAGCGAGGACCTCGGCCGCGAGGGCGGCCAGGCCATCTGGGACGCCGTCGAAGACGAGTTCGAACCCGAGGTCGACCTCGACGACCCCGACCTGCGGATCGGCGTCGAGGTCCGCGAGGACGAGGCCTTCCTGTACCTGGATTCGATCGCCGGCCCGGGCGGGCTTCCGCTCGGGAGTCAGCGGCCGGTCGTCGCCCTCGTCAGCGGCGGGATCGACTCTCCCGTCGCGGCCTACGAGATGATGCGGAAGGGCTGTCCCGTGCTCCCCGTCTACGTCGACCTCGGGGAGTACGGCGGCCAGGACCACCGCGCCCGCGCCGTCGAGACCGTCCGGACCCTCGGCGAGTACGCGCCCAACTACCGCGAACCCCTCCGGGTGGTACCGGGGGGCGAGACCGTCTCCCTGCTGGCCGAGACGATCGAACAGGGCCGGATGCTGGCCTTCCGCCGGTTCTGTCTCGCGGTGGCCGAGGAGGTCGCCTTCGACGCGGGGGCGGCCGGCATCGTCACCGGCGAGGCGGTGGGCCAGAAGTCCAGCCAGACCGCCCAGAACCTCAGCGTCACGGACCCGATCACCGACCTGCCGGTCTTCCGTCCGCTCGTGACCACGGACAAGAACGAGATCACGGAACGGGCCAAAGAGATCGGGACCTTCGACGACTCGACGATCCCCGCCGGGTGTAACCGGTTCGCGCCGGCCCAGGCCGAGACCAACGCCCGGCTGGACCGGTTGCGCGAACTCGAACCCGACGACCTCCGCGAGCGGGCCCGGGACGCCGTCGACCGGCTCGACCTGGTCGAGCCCTGA
- a CDS encoding bacteriorhodopsin, protein MAQPGPESVWLWIGTALMALGTLAFLAMGWTEDESKQQEFYIITIFVPAIAAVSYFSMATGFGLTEVVVDGAVLDIYWARYADWLFTTPLLLLDLALLAGADRNTIWTLVGLDVGMIVTGLVAALTTASPGLRIAWWGISTGFFLVLLVVLVSRLTGQAANRPGDVGNLFGTLRNVVIVLWTAYPIVWLVGTEGLGLVPLYWETAAFMVLDVSAKVGFGFILLRSRSVLDQATVREPEAVAAD, encoded by the coding sequence ATGGCACAACCAGGTCCGGAGAGCGTCTGGCTGTGGATCGGTACCGCACTGATGGCTCTGGGAACCTTGGCGTTCCTCGCGATGGGGTGGACGGAGGACGAGTCGAAGCAACAGGAGTTCTACATCATCACCATCTTCGTCCCGGCCATCGCCGCGGTCTCGTACTTCTCGATGGCCACGGGGTTCGGACTGACGGAGGTCGTCGTCGACGGGGCGGTCCTCGACATCTACTGGGCCCGCTACGCCGACTGGCTGTTCACGACCCCGCTGTTGTTGCTCGACCTGGCGCTTCTGGCCGGCGCCGATCGGAACACCATCTGGACGCTCGTCGGGCTCGACGTCGGGATGATCGTCACCGGCCTCGTCGCCGCGTTGACCACCGCCAGCCCGGGACTGCGGATCGCCTGGTGGGGCATCAGCACCGGCTTCTTCCTGGTCCTCCTGGTCGTGCTGGTCAGCCGCCTGACCGGGCAGGCGGCAAACCGGCCCGGTGACGTGGGCAACCTGTTCGGGACCCTCAGGAACGTGGTGATCGTGCTCTGGACGGCCTACCCGATCGTGTGGCTCGTCGGCACCGAGGGCCTCGGCCTCGTCCCGCTGTACTGGGAGACGGCCGCGTTCATGGTGCTCGACGTCTCCGCCAAGGTCGGCTTCGGTTTCATCCTGCTCCGGAGCCGGAGCGTCCTCGATCAGGCCACGGTCCGCGAACCGGAGGCCGTCGCGGCGGACTGA
- a CDS encoding lycopene cyclase domain-containing protein, which yields MSDGVVLAALTYLEFHLLFVLPPLVALLLAAGPAERPYAGPLGVTLLAVIAVVYTTPWDNHLIATGVWSYGAGAVSTRLWHAPIEEYLFFVLQPLLTGLWLARLPTASDREFGIGLGQRALGLLGGGVVAALGLAFLGESTYYLGTLLLWASPVLAIQWAFGWPVLWERRRTLALGVGVPTLYLCAADRIAIELGIWTFDAAYMTGLSLLGLPIEEILFFALTNLFLVQGLLLFWWVTDRWDRVRARWDREVPV from the coding sequence ATGAGTGACGGCGTCGTCCTCGCCGCGCTCACCTACCTGGAGTTTCACCTCCTGTTCGTCCTGCCGCCACTGGTGGCGCTGTTGCTCGCCGCAGGCCCGGCGGAGCGACCCTACGCCGGCCCCCTCGGCGTCACGCTGCTCGCCGTCATCGCCGTCGTCTACACCACGCCCTGGGACAACCACCTGATCGCCACCGGCGTCTGGAGCTACGGCGCGGGCGCGGTCAGTACCCGCCTCTGGCACGCGCCGATCGAGGAGTACCTCTTCTTCGTCCTCCAGCCGCTCCTGACTGGACTCTGGCTGGCGCGGCTCCCCACCGCGAGCGACCGCGAGTTCGGGATCGGCCTCGGACAGCGGGCCCTCGGACTCCTCGGCGGGGGAGTCGTGGCAGCGCTCGGGCTCGCGTTCCTCGGCGAGTCGACCTACTACCTCGGGACCCTGCTGCTGTGGGCCAGTCCGGTCCTCGCCATCCAGTGGGCCTTCGGCTGGCCCGTCCTCTGGGAGCGCCGGCGCACGCTCGCGCTGGGCGTCGGGGTCCCCACCCTCTACCTCTGTGCCGCGGATCGGATCGCGATCGAACTCGGGATCTGGACCTTCGACGCGGCCTACATGACCGGCCTCTCACTGCTCGGCCTCCCGATCGAGGAGATCCTCTTCTTCGCGCTGACGAACCTCTTCCTCGTCCAGGGCCTGCTCCTGTTCTGGTGGGTGACCGACCGCTGGGACCGCGTCCGAGCGCGCTGGGACCGCGAGGTCCCGGTCTGA
- a CDS encoding Brp/Blh family beta-carotene 15,15'-dioxygenase produces the protein MSPASGTLDLDPAVRETLVRAVLRPSWIAVVALTVPFALGLSVPPILQYVPLAASVLVLGLPHGAVDHLALPRVRGERPTLRSMNRVFVLYGVLGAAYAAVWFLAPAVAFVSFILLTWAHWGQGDLYSLLAFTDADYLDGRPMRALAVVVRGGLPMLVPLLAFPEWYRRVATALVSLFAPDSVAGLAAVFRPETRLLLGVAYAAVLIAYLALAVVRTDDRPAWAVDAGEVLLLVAFFALVPPLLAVGVYFCLWHSARHVARLLTVEPGSASALARGRLRPGVVQFARDATPLTIGALALLAGFALLVPNPPADLLGWLGLYLVLIAALTLPHVVVVTVMDREQSVLS, from the coding sequence GTGTCCCCCGCCAGTGGCACCCTCGACCTCGATCCCGCCGTCCGGGAGACCCTCGTTCGGGCCGTCCTCCGACCCTCGTGGATCGCCGTCGTCGCACTGACCGTTCCCTTCGCCCTCGGCCTCTCGGTCCCGCCGATTCTCCAGTACGTCCCGCTGGCCGCGAGCGTCCTCGTGCTGGGCCTACCCCACGGCGCCGTCGACCACCTCGCGCTCCCGCGCGTCCGTGGCGAGCGCCCGACCCTTCGCTCGATGAATCGCGTGTTCGTCCTCTACGGCGTCCTCGGGGCGGCCTACGCCGCCGTCTGGTTCCTGGCACCCGCGGTCGCGTTCGTCTCCTTCATCCTCCTGACGTGGGCGCACTGGGGCCAGGGCGACCTGTACTCGCTGCTCGCGTTCACCGACGCCGATTACCTCGACGGACGACCGATGCGGGCGCTCGCGGTCGTCGTCCGCGGCGGACTGCCGATGCTCGTCCCCCTGCTCGCCTTCCCGGAGTGGTACCGCCGGGTCGCGACGGCGCTCGTCTCGCTGTTCGCCCCCGACTCGGTCGCCGGCCTCGCCGCGGTCTTCCGCCCCGAAACGCGACTCCTCCTCGGCGTCGCCTACGCCGCCGTCCTCATCGCCTATCTCGCGCTGGCAGTCGTCCGGACCGACGATCGACCCGCGTGGGCCGTCGACGCCGGCGAGGTCCTGTTGCTCGTGGCCTTCTTCGCGCTCGTCCCGCCGCTCCTGGCCGTCGGCGTCTACTTCTGCCTCTGGCACTCCGCTCGCCACGTCGCCAGACTGCTCACCGTGGAACCGGGTTCCGCGTCCGCGCTCGCTCGGGGGCGCCTCCGGCCGGGAGTGGTCCAGTTCGCGAGAGACGCGACGCCTTTGACCATCGGCGCGCTCGCGCTGCTCGCCGGGTTCGCGCTGCTCGTCCCGAATCCCCCCGCGGACCTGCTCGGCTGGCTCGGGCTCTACCTCGTCCTGATCGCGGCGCTGACGCTCCCGCACGTCGTCGTGGTGACGGTCATGGACCGCGAGCAGTCGGTGCTGAGCTGA
- a CDS encoding endonuclease/exonuclease/phosphatase family protein, translated as MTRSTGADTSPSRRAVLGGLAGATAAAVAPTTAAATTQEAAATVLTRNVYLGADLSGLFGVLSLDGLRTAVGDLLADLDPDRVATRADAVAAEIAATGADVVALQEAAVLRTQRPGDFGTQGAEPAENVVVDVLAEIEAALEDRGLDYEVAAATVTTDVELPAETDDGRPDVRLTDRDVLLVRDGVAVEATETARFEAALSFPLPWVEGGLSLQRGYCRADLAIEGSSFTAVSTHLESIDGDVRTEQAEELVAALPAEGPVVVGGDFNSGPGGSTGAYDRLTVSLTDAYAERNPDGGGFTCCQASDLGNGESRLDRRIDGLLYRGPLRPTGVERVGHRPDDRIAYGSDGETNQLWPSDHAGVVGTFELDVETGTSTPAGTPTTTAASGAETAGEATTDAMATASTPRTGAGLGVLAALAGIAGGLAGRLRRE; from the coding sequence ATGACACGTTCGACGGGCGCCGACACGTCACCGTCCCGACGGGCGGTGCTGGGGGGTCTCGCCGGTGCGACGGCTGCTGCGGTCGCGCCGACGACGGCGGCGGCCACCACTCAGGAAGCCGCGGCGACCGTGCTGACGCGGAACGTCTACCTCGGCGCCGACCTCTCCGGGCTGTTCGGGGTCCTGTCGCTCGACGGGCTCCGGACCGCCGTCGGCGACCTCCTCGCCGATCTGGATCCCGACCGGGTGGCCACCCGGGCCGACGCCGTCGCGGCGGAGATCGCGGCCACCGGCGCCGACGTCGTCGCGCTGCAGGAGGCCGCGGTCCTCCGCACCCAGCGGCCGGGCGATTTCGGCACCCAGGGGGCCGAACCGGCCGAGAACGTCGTCGTCGACGTCCTCGCCGAGATCGAGGCGGCCCTCGAAGACCGGGGGCTCGACTACGAGGTAGCGGCGGCGACGGTCACGACGGACGTGGAGCTCCCGGCCGAGACCGACGACGGACGCCCCGACGTCCGGCTCACGGACCGGGACGTCCTGCTGGTCCGTGACGGCGTGGCGGTCGAGGCGACGGAGACGGCCCGGTTCGAGGCGGCTCTCTCCTTCCCGCTACCCTGGGTCGAAGGCGGCCTCTCCCTCCAGCGCGGATACTGCCGGGCGGATCTGGCGATCGAGGGATCGTCCTTCACTGCCGTCTCGACGCATCTGGAGTCGATCGACGGGGACGTCCGCACCGAGCAGGCCGAGGAGCTTGTGGCGGCGCTACCCGCGGAGGGTCCCGTCGTCGTCGGCGGCGACTTCAACAGCGGGCCGGGCGGATCGACGGGTGCCTACGACCGCCTGACGGTTTCACTCACGGACGCCTACGCCGAGCGCAACCCCGACGGCGGTGGGTTCACCTGCTGTCAGGCGTCGGATCTCGGGAACGGCGAGTCGCGACTGGACCGGCGCATCGACGGGCTGCTCTACCGGGGTCCCCTCCGTCCGACGGGGGTCGAGCGCGTGGGCCACCGACCGGACGACCGGATCGCGTACGGGAGCGACGGGGAGACGAATCAGCTGTGGCCGTCGGACCACGCGGGCGTCGTCGGGACTTTCGAACTGGACGTCGAGACGGGCACGAGCACGCCAGCCGGAACGCCGACGACGACGGCGGCTTCCGGCGCGGAGACGGCCGGCGAAGCCACCACGGACGCGATGGCGACTGCGTCGACACCGCGAACCGGGGCCGGACTCGGCGTCCTGGCGGCGCTCGCCGGCATCGCAGGCGGGCTCGCCGGACGGCTCCGCCGGGAGTGA
- a CDS encoding translation initiation factor IF-6, producing MLRAAFAGSAYVGVFARATDDCVLVRPDVEDDLRDALADELEVPAVPTTVGGSGTVGALATGNENGLLVSGRATQRERDQIEDAVDLPVAELPGRITAAGNVVLANDTGAYVHPDLSREAVQAVEDALDVPVERGALAGVRTVGTAAVATNRGVLCHPKSTDEELDFLEELLDVPADIGTINYGGPLVGSGLLANESGYVVGEDTSGPELGRIEDALGYI from the coding sequence TTGCTCCGCGCGGCCTTCGCTGGTTCGGCGTACGTCGGCGTCTTCGCCAGAGCGACCGACGACTGCGTGCTCGTCAGACCCGACGTCGAGGACGACCTCCGCGACGCGCTGGCCGACGAACTCGAGGTGCCGGCCGTGCCGACCACCGTCGGGGGCTCGGGAACCGTCGGCGCGCTGGCGACCGGGAACGAGAACGGCCTGCTGGTCAGCGGCCGCGCCACCCAGCGCGAACGCGACCAGATCGAGGACGCCGTCGACCTGCCCGTCGCCGAACTGCCGGGGCGGATCACCGCCGCCGGCAACGTCGTCCTGGCCAACGACACCGGCGCGTACGTCCATCCGGACCTCTCGCGTGAGGCCGTCCAGGCGGTCGAGGACGCACTCGACGTGCCCGTCGAACGCGGCGCGCTGGCGGGCGTCCGCACGGTGGGGACCGCGGCGGTCGCGACCAACCGGGGCGTGCTCTGTCACCCGAAGTCGACCGACGAGGAACTGGACTTCCTCGAGGAGTTGCTGGACGTGCCCGCCGACATCGGGACGATCAACTACGGCGGTCCGCTCGTGGGCTCGGGCCTGCTGGCCAACGAGTCGGGCTACGTCGTCGGCGAGGACACGTCCGGCCCGGAACTGGGCCGCATCGAGGACGCGCTCGGCTACATCTGA
- a CDS encoding 50S ribosomal protein L31e, whose amino-acid sequence MSASDFEERVVTVPLRDVKAEPIHERAGKAMTLIREHLAKNFSVETDQVRLDPSINEDVWERGQKRPPSKLRVRAARFEEEGEAVVEAETA is encoded by the coding sequence ATGAGCGCGAGTGATTTCGAGGAGCGGGTCGTCACCGTCCCGCTCCGAGACGTGAAGGCGGAACCGATCCACGAGCGCGCCGGCAAGGCGATGACGCTGATCCGCGAGCACCTCGCGAAGAACTTCAGCGTCGAGACGGACCAGGTCCGACTCGACCCCTCGATCAACGAGGACGTCTGGGAGCGCGGGCAGAAACGCCCCCCGAGCAAGCTCCGCGTTCGGGCCGCCCGCTTCGAGGAAGAGGGCGAGGCCGTCGTCGAAGCAGAGACGGCCTAG